Part of the Mauremys reevesii isolate NIE-2019 linkage group 20, ASM1616193v1, whole genome shotgun sequence genome is shown below.
GCTGAGCCTGGTGTGGACACGAGGACCAGCAGCTGCAGTGGGGATGGCTCGACGGGGATTTGCGGTGCCCAACGGCGTTCCGCTTTAGCCACTTGAAATGCTGGGGGATATGGTGAAGGGCTGCGTCTGCTTCCTTCACAGAGCGATCTCAGGCTAGGTCACAGAATACCAGCTATGCGGGGGGGACGCCAGGTGTCAGCAAAAGGGATTTAACCAAGCAAAGCCAGCAAAATGAATAACAGACGGCCAAGGCAGGGTGAAGCCGGGGTCAGAAGGATACAGAGGTGGATTAAAGGCATGTGAGTGCTAAGAACTGGGGCATGGCATGGCTAGGTGGCTTGCTGCTATTGCAGCCAGCAACAGACCCAGGTCTCCGTAGTCTCAGTCCACTGCTCTGACTATTAGACAACCTCCGTAGGGGTCCAGACGCACCAAAACTTTCTCTGTTCCCCTCTCTGGGGCAGACTCTTCCTCCCAGCCTAGCATCCCCTGGATGGACCTGTTCCCCCACCCCGAGTGTTTGACcatcctctcacacagagctgccGGCCCACCAGAGCCAGCCTGATACATTTTTGGAGGAAGTGAGAAAAGCACCTAGGGTCCCAGGTGGGGACATCAGTTTCTTACACCTCTCTTGCCATTCCCCTCCccaggaggctgctgctgctcctcttacCCCTACCGCTTGCTTTCCTGTTTACTTTATTGCCTCCACTGCTGCGTTAGCCACTTAGCTACCAGGGGGGCACCGATATGTAGGCACAGCCCTCCCCGCTCCCTAGGGCCAGGCCCGCAGGCTGTTCCAGGCAGCAGTGCACTGTACATACGGATTTCTCACCCCCTCTTTACCCTAGGGACTAGATCctagttattatttgtattacggtagcacttAGCGGTCCCAAGCAAACAAGTTTATTGTGCCAGGTGCTAGATAACACATAGGAAAAGACAGACCTTGCCCCAAACGTCTTACAATCTAAAGAGACAAGCCGGAGAAAAGGTGAGTCTGGGTCCAAGTTCATCCAGCAAAGCCAAAGTCTCTGAAAGCCTAGTCCAATGCCTTTCCAGCGAATAGCCCATTTATGGAGCTAGATCATTTATACCGGGAAGCAGGGGATGGGAACTGATGCCTTCTATATCCTCAAATGTAGGAAGCTGTAAAAGTAAGTTTATGCAGGTCCTGCCTTATATCACAAGCCTGCCTCTTTCCCTCGCCCCACTCTGGTTTTGGAAATGGTATTCCTGGCTATTGCCTCGTCATACAGGAGGATGGTAGGTTTGAGGCTGCATTTTCTTTTCTCTGCATCCTCTAGAGAACAAGCCGTGCCCTACCAGTAAATCTGTTTGGCTTGAATCAACAAAGGAGCTGACATAGGTGTGGCAAATTCACTGGAAGGCGGCCAGTCAGAGTGGATATGAAATGGGTTTAGAAGTCAAATTTTGGGTGTGAACCTCAGAGCAGCATCTGCTTTGAGAACGTCTGGATTCTACAGTAATTCTTGCTGGAGTCCTGTTTGAGGGTGGAGATGAGAAAGGAGAGACCTAGATTCTGCCTGGTGTTTCCCTGGAACTTGCCACAAGTGCAACGTGCCAGGGACAAACGTGCAGAGAATCCTCCCTTCAGCGTTCACTCAGCTCAACCCTGGAGCAGATGATCACCCCTCCTGCTTGCGATTTGAAAAATGATACAGGGCTCTTCATGTTGTGACTAGAactgccaagaaaaaaaaaatcctagtgcTGCTACCGAATTACCAACAATATTACTGAGCATTGCTAACGGCAAATGTTCACTGCTCAGGGTACACAGGTACTGGGAGAACCTTAAAATATCAGGGCTCTGAGTTTGCAACGGGTGGATTAATTTCTGCCTTCCATTGCACCCGTTCAACCCTCAGGAGCAAAAACTGGCTCGTGATCTGTGTTTATactcctctccacccctccatcatTAATGTAACTGAGGGCGAGTTGAGACAAAGGAACATGATGTCATTACCTCTGCTAGAGACTGCGAGCTTGTCTCCGGCCTGACAACTGGCAGACACCATTAACATTTTTTAGCAGCTGCTGTGTGTTGGTTCTTAGGGGTTTTTTATTACAaagctctctctccctctcttctttAATATCCTGCCCTTTTTATGAATCTTGACCGGTGACGATCTGACTTCCTCTTCTTTGGCGTCAAAAGCTCCACGTTTGCAGCTATGCAACATCATCAACTTCACTGGACTCACTGGCCTAAAATGAGTGTAAGAGAATGGAGAGCCAGCCGGATACGTTGCAAGGGTGCTGCTTAAAACAAAACTGAACAAAGACTGATCCATGAGGGTCTGCCTGGGTGTCTAAAGCAGCCGTGTTCACCgaggctgggattttcagggggaaccaaagggatttaggcaccaaaatcatATTTAGTGTTAGGTTTCTTAGACTcccttgaaaatcccagccccatTAATAAGAGGATAGAGGGGAAATCTTCAGTTCTTTCATAGATAATGGGAAATAACcatgaatgcaaaaaaaaaaaaagaagctccAAAACAACAACTACCAAACAGCATATCAGTGAAAGGTTAATAGAACCATAGGAATTTCCAcagtggatcagaccaatggtctggcTAGTCAGGGTGCCTCGTTTCTGATGGTGCCcagaaccagatgcttcaaaggaaggtgcagGAATCTCAgtaatggacaattatggaataacctgcccagaGAGGAAGAGTCTTCCTAACAGCAGCTAGCAGTTGGCTTGTGCCTtgaagcatgaaggtttataGTGACATGGAGAGCTGCTTCTCCAGCTCTCTCTGGGTACAAAGGACAAGTCCCttcagcaaagcaaaaaaaatgcaCATTATTTCTGTACAGCCAAGGGgttttatatgtatttttttcctccttaggTTCTCAGTCAATCATGCTCCTAGCTCCTCTGTAATACTGGATTAACATCCTCCATTCTCTCTAATCAGGTTGTGTAGTATCTGGAAAGGGGTCAATGACACCTTCTAATACGTTTAGCTGATTGTTttgcagtattttttttcctcttcttctccTGACCCATAAACTCCATTGCAGGGCTCAGCTCCGAGGTCAGCGCTGAGAACACACAAGCGCAGGATTAAATTTTGCAGCCAAAGAATAAAGTCTCCCGTTCATAAAATATCACTGTATTCAGCATATCAAGCAGGCTTGCTTCATAAGATACCATCATCGGACTGAAGGTTCTGGCTTCAGCTGTGTATGTGATACATTTAAGTGAGAACAGTAGAAGTGGAAAACGGATACTGTGTTTGGGTCAAGATTACATTTAAATTAGGGGTGAGGGACATAGTCCTTGTTTCAAGGGACATGTTATTACTTTAGTGCCAGAGTTATCTATGATCCACACAAGTTTAGCATCCCCTTACTTTTATTTCTGACAATTATTTACATATGGAATAAAGAATCATGAAACAGAGGTTTTAAAAGAGTCATTTGCACTAGGGGAATGGGACTCGCAGCATTTCAATATCCTGGATAATTTTTGTTTATGTCCCTCAATTTGGATGCAACCTACAGGAATTGTTGAAAGGCTCCATATATCCCCTGAGCTATCCTGTCCAACCCTTCCCCGCCCTTCTAATTCATTTCACTGCAAACTAATGATGTCATTTTGAACACTGATTATTGTCCTGTTCTCCTTAGATGACATTGATCGGGAACTGGAGGAGAAGTGCAAGATCATGGAAGCCCAGCTGCATGAGAAGGAGAAGGATAATCTGGAGCTGAGGAAGGAGCTCAGACATAAGGAGACCCTGGTGTCCGCGCTGAGATGCAATCTCAGGAACAAGGAGAGGAAATTCCTTGAGGAGCTGAAGAGAAGAAGCCACCGGGTGACTATCCTTAACACAGAGCTGCAGAAGCAGACGGAGGCTGCTGCTTATCTCTCCTTCCAGCTGCATGCCACCAAACAGAAACTGCACGGCTCCCAGCAAGGTGGCAAGCCCCCCTCTGACAGGCCTCCGGACAAACCATTCCCCACGCAGCCTTCCAGTGAGACGAGGCCCAAAAAACGAATCCACAAGTCTCACGTTCGGAAGCTGGTGACCGACTATGCCTATAGCAAGGGAGTCATCAAGGACTCCTTCCAGAGGGAGAGGATGAGCAGCTTCGAAGAGGCAGACCCCATGCCCGACCCAGCACTTTTTTTATACACTAAAAGGCACCACGCTCCCCATCGTCAGAAATTTGAGCCCAAAGCCCAGGCTCTTAACAGAGCAGGGGCTGATCCGAGTGACAgtgcagctgggggctccagcCTGCCGAGACCCTCCTGTCTTCATTCCCAGGAGCAAGCGGAAGGTACGAGCACCAGGCCTTCAGCCAAACCCAAGCTCTGGAAGGGTGAGAAAGGCAAACAGCATGGATCCAGCCCCAGGAATTCAAAAGGCTTGGAGTAAAAACAAAGAAAGCAGAACAGTGTGGCTACTAAATGCAGAAAATGAGTTTGGCTATACCAAAAAAGAGACTGGGGCCTACAA
Proteins encoded:
- the CCDC92B gene encoding coiled-coil domain containing 92B isoform X2, which translates into the protein MTPCSCQHLLLSPPLSSQAWTVNFVAMETLSLEHQIQSVQRHITFLKKEQMELLHDLHLEILRLQKHCTDLTHDLETKELETHQQDDIDRELEEKCKIMEAQLHEKEKDNLELRKELRHKETLVSALRCNLRNKERKFLEELKRRSHRVTILNTELQKQTEAAAYLSFQLHATKQKLHGSQQGGKPPSDRPPDKPFPTQPSSETRPKKRIHKSHVRKLVTDYAYSKGVIKDSFQRERMSSFEEADPMPDPALFLYTKRHHAPHRQKFEPKAQALNRAGADPSDSAAGGSSLPRPSCLHSQEQAEGTSTRPSAKPKLWKGEKGKQHGSSPRNSKGLE
- the CCDC92B gene encoding coiled-coil domain containing 92B isoform X1 yields the protein MCLKQAWTVNFVAMETLSLEHQIQSVQRHITFLKKEQMELLHDLHLEILRLQKHCTDLTHDLETKELETHQQDDIDRELEEKCKIMEAQLHEKEKDNLELRKELRHKETLVSALRCNLRNKERKFLEELKRRSHRVTILNTELQKQTEAAAYLSFQLHATKQKLHGSQQGGKPPSDRPPDKPFPTQPSSETRPKKRIHKSHVRKLVTDYAYSKGVIKDSFQRERMSSFEEADPMPDPALFLYTKRHHAPHRQKFEPKAQALNRAGADPSDSAAGGSSLPRPSCLHSQEQAEGTSTRPSAKPKLWKGEKGKQHGSSPRNSKGLE